The Penicillium psychrofluorescens genome assembly, chromosome: 2 nucleotide sequence AGATGCGGCGCGAGGTGCGCGGCAAGCGTGGAGGAGGCCGGCTGGGCGGGCCTCCAGCGGGGGTCCGGCGCAGAAACATGCACCGTGTCTCCGTCATGAGCCATCAGGAACACGCATAGTCCAGGGGTGGTTGGTTACGAACCGATGAGCGCGGGAGGAAAACGAGACAGGCGCGTGTTGATATCGACACCTGAGGCAGTCACGGTATCTTAAGTAAGTCAGTGACTTTCTTCACTTCTACGTAACGACCGAGAACGAGACATGTTCTGCTCTCTTCGACttcatctttctttcctgtcGTCAAGATGGACATGGAGGACTTTCCCAACATGCCAGACGCCGCGAAACATGCCGCCTTCATGAAAGAGGCTTTGCAAATGGTACGTACCTGCTTcccattcttttcttcggcggatGGCTCATTGCTCCTGCAGGGCGAGAAAGCACTCCACTCCGGCGAAACCCCAGTGGGATGCGTGCTGGTCTACAACGATCAGATTGTAGCGTGGGGCATGAACGACACCAACCGATCCTTGAATGTAAGGAACCCGCGGACACCACTGCTACGGTAACTCAACTCGTTCTAGGGAACCAGACATGCCGAGTTtctcgccattgccgagatGCTCCAGACATATCCTAGGTCGGCATTGGCCTCCACCGACCTCTACGTGACCGTCGAGCCGTGTGTGATGTGTGCCTCGGCGCTGAAGCAGTACCGCATCCGCCGGGTGTATTTCGGCTGTGCCAATGAGCGGTTTGGCGGCACCGGCGGTGTGCTCACCTTGCATTCAGAGTCTGTTTCTGTCGTTCAATTCAGAGGAAACGAATTGTGGGCTGACCGGGAAATGCAGTCCATCGATTGACCCTCCATATCCGGTGCATGGGGGTCTCTTCCAGAAAGAAGCCATCATGCTGCTCCGACGTTTCTACATACAAGAAAATGAGAGAGGTATGTGAAGCGCCATAGAGATCCAACCGGTTGCTCATGTCCCTCTAGCACCTAATCCCCGACCCAAGAAGAATCGTGAGTTGAATACTAGATTCGAAGATGACGAAAACGTTCTGCCAGCCTGAGAGGTGATGAGGTTTATTCTACTGGATTCATTGTACTATACCCTCCCAGCGACTTCGTCATTCATTGTTTTTTACCAAGGAATCGAAAAATAGATTTATGTTGTCAATTGCAATTGCGCCCTAAAAACAAAATCAAACACAAAGTAAAATATGTGTACAAGTCTGCAAGAAAACACCGAGTCACCCGTGAATGGTGCTTGCCAAATTTTCCAGGCTTCATGCAGACCCCTTGCCCAGACGCTCTGCTTCTAGTTCCCGCTCAGCTTGCTGGTAATATTTTGCCGTGTCGATACCGTGCTAGGATCATATTAGTGTAAgcaccacggccaccagaACCTGCAAAGCTTACCTGGTCGTGGTTGACAAGGTTGAACCACGGGATGATGTGTACGAACAACTCCGAGTACCGGGAGTTTCGGGCAGCCACACCCTGGAGATAGGAGGACACGCTCGAAGTGCCGTACAGGGGTTGACCGCTCTTGACCTTAGCAACCATCTCACGCATATCCCTCTCGACCTCGCGCGAGTTCTCGGTGAATCCGTAAAAGCGTTCTGAAGACATCGGTGAGCTGTGACATCCGGCAAAGTGGGGACTGGAACTGGGATAGGTAACACATACGAGTAGATCGCTGGTAAAAGATGTGAAGGCCGCCAACCAAGCCAATTGCCGTTGCCAATCGCATGACCGGCGGGAACCCCCCGCGGCCGACGTAGGATGGGCTCACTCGCTCCATGATCCAGAAGGCAATGGGAGAAACGGAGGCCATACCTCCGGCGACGGCATAATCGGAAGGCCGAGCATATCCGAAGACTCGTCGCAGATGCCTAGAGGAAGTGTTGGTGAGTCTTCTAGTACGGGGAGGGAGGAGTATGATAGCGCATACGGATCGGAGTCAATCAACTGGGGGGAGGCGGTTAGTGAGGCTCAGAGTGTagcgaagaagagacgaCATACAGGATAATCCGTATTGGCCCGCTTGGGCGGCACAATTGCTTGCTCGGAAGCCATGACGAGGGGCGGGGGAGGTTTGCGGGAAACAGCAGACCAAAGCGGAGGGAGACGAAGAGAGACTGAGAGAGACAAGAGAGGTGTGTGATTGGCACGCTAGCCCCGATGGGGACGAGTGGATTAGGTCAGCcgttggtgcctgaggcggACATAGAGCTGCACGAGATCGCGTCAACACGCGCGTTGAACTACATATCTTCCTACTCAACACACCCACCTTAGCAGAGGCAATGTCTCCAGAACCAACAGCAGACGATCTCAATGACCTCTTTGACTACGATATTGGCCTCGATGAGGTCGTTCCAGACACCAACAACACGTCCAAACCCTCGGCACCGGGAGACTCTGCCGGCCTAGGTCTCGACGAAGAGGTCAAGGTCACCAAGAAACGGCAACCTGTCGCCAAACTAGACGAAGCTCGGTGAGTACGGTCCCAATGGGAAGATTCGCAGGGGTGGCTAACACCGTCGCTAGTCTGCTCTCACAGCCCGGCATCCCAAAGCTGCGACGCGCCGCCAAGCAGAAACTGCGATTTAGAGGCAAAGGCCACGAGGTTTGTCTCGATCTATTTCGCGGAAGCGATGTCAATGACTGACTAGAGAGCCCGGGAACAGTTTTCGGACACGGCCCGCCTTCTGAACTTCTACCAACTCTGGCTGGACGACCTATTCCCAAAAGCGAAATTCGCCGATGGCCTGGCGATGATCGAAAAGCTGGGCCATTCCAAGCGTATCCAAACCATGCGACGGGAATGGATCAATGAAGAGAAGCCGAGGTTGTTCGATCCCTCCGACGACACGCCACGAGCCTCTGTTCCCAGCGCAGACAAGTCTCCCAACGCCGCTACAGCAGACCAGAATGATGACCCGCTCCCTGCCTCGAACGAACGACCAGCGCCCCGTGAACAAGGGTCTGACGACCAGAATTTGTTTTTCTCCGATAGTGCAGACGCAGGACCTACTGTCAGCCATCCTGAGCCTGAAGACGATGATCTCGATGATATTTTGAgggaacaagaggaagagagtcCTGCCGATGCTGGCGGGCCATCGGGGAGAAGTCGGGATGACTTTGACGCGGAATATGAAGCCATGCAGGAGCTGGGGTTGTAGTGCTTATTATAATCATAATGACCTTTTGACGATAGCAATGATACACACCATTCCGTGCGACTCGATTATTATTCGTATTTGGAGAAGTGGTATTCATGGTGTAATGGAGATATGGCGAATAAAAACACGCTGATTGAAAGAAAACTAATTCTACATGCTGGAGACGCGGAGTTTGTCGTGGAAAAACAAGACTGGCTCTGAAGGCAACCCGAGATCAAAGGAAAATGTGGTAGAAAACATGGGGGGGAAATGGAATGAGATAGCATGGGCATGACACGCGAGGCCACGCTCACAGGGTGGCAACTTCAGTGAAGACAGAGAACTGGCCGCCGGCACCAGCCCAGTTCAGCTTCTTGCCGCGAGTGGCCGTGTTGTCAATGACGGTGGCCACTTCGATATCATCCTGGGTGCCCTGGCCGGTCTGATACGTGGCCGAGAATCCCCAGGACCAGGCACGGCCGTCCGCGTCAATGGCAAGCGAGTGGTCCGAAGCGGCCGCAACCACCTTAGCCTTGATACTAGGGATGGGGGTGGGCTCGATCAGAATGCGCGGGCGGTTGCGCTCGTCCTTGATGACCGCATCGTCGGGGAGCGCATCGACCTTCAAGCCACTCTGGTAACCATCCAGGCGGCCCCAAACCAGACACTCACCATTGGTGGTGCGTGCAATGGAATGGTGAGAACCGCCGGAGATTTGCTCCACGTTTCGGCCCGAGAGTGCCTTGACAACGGTCGGGTGCACAATGGCCGCCTCACTCTCGCCAGCACCCTCACGGATGGCGGTTGCACCAAAGCTGTTGAGTCCCCAGGCATAAACCTTCCCGGATGTGTCGACGGCGAAGGCGTGGTAGGATCCACAGCCGATGTGCACGATATTCTTGGGAAGACCGAACTCCCGCGGTTGCAGGCCATTCAGCTTGTTGCGTTCCACAATCCGGCGGCCTAGCTGGTTCTGCTGCCCGGAGCCCCAGGAGAGGACGCCTCCCTTATCGTTTAGGGCGAGAACATGGTTGGCACCACAAGCCAAGtgcttgatcttcttgagAGCGGGGATCAGAACCGGCTCCTTCTGGACCTGGTGAGTCGCGTCGAATCCCAGGATTCCATCGTTGCTCTAGCATGTTACGCGTTAGAACTAGAATGTCACGCAAAGTGGGATCCGTAGGACTTACCCGGAAGGTACCCCAACCAAAGACCTGGCCATCATCCGTAAGAGCAAAGCTCGAGCTGTCGCCCGCAGCGACCTCGACGAAGACGGTGCCCTTGGGGAAGACTTCCGAGGGGATAGCCGTCGGTGTAGACTCGCGGGGGTTCAGCCCGCTGTCATCGTCGTCCGAATCCGAGTCACTGTTGTCGTCAATTTCCTTGTAACCACCCTCCCAAGCGGTGTCCCGTCCCAGCGCACCCTGGTCATTGACGCCCCAGGTGAGGATTTTGTTGTCGTGCGTGAGGACAATACAGTGCATGCCACCGACGGCGATCTGAACGACGCCAACCTGCGCCGCAGACAGAAGCTGATTGAGACGCGGGCGCTTGACGTCGATGACATTCTTCGCGGCGCCCAAACCAAGCTCACCGGAGCTACCCTCACCACAGACGAAGACATTCAGGCGGTCCTTGGGAGCTTTATTGATGACGACCTTCGGCTTGGGCTCACGCGGCTGGGCAACACGCGATTTCTTGGGCTCGCgcggcttctcctcgtcggcgtcggccttgcgcttcttcgaggTCGAAGACATTTCCTTCGTGGAGGACTTGGTAGCACGCGGCTTGGTAGTTTTGGGTACGGTCTTGGATTCTGTTGTAGCGGTCTTGCGGCCGcgagaggtggtggtggtggtagtggtaGTAGACTTGGTCACCGTCGCCTTGGCCGCAGCCTTCTTGGGCGCGGCAGAAGCCTTCTTAGGGGGCATAGTCGATCGGAAGGAAAAACGAAGGAGCGAGAGGAAAAATTCCGGTGAGGAATGTaaggagagaggaaggaagagTGAAaggggaaagagagagacgcGTCGGGACggggaaaaaaaatccaGCATTCTGACGGGACtggttttctttgtttgtttcGCCCATTGACTATGCCCCATTGACTATGCCCCATTGACTATTCATTGctattcattcattcatcgAGTTACTCTTCGGTATCCGTTCAGCCACTATGTACATACTGAGCTGTGTACTACCGTGGTCATTAATTATTACCAAGGCAGCACTACTCGTCTGGTCGCACCCGTCCACACATCACCACATCCTGTCCTAATGTCGTCCACCGCACCTGCTGAGGCTTGAGCGCCGCCCTGGGCTGCCCGTCCTCATTGCTTTTCGAATCGGGACTGACGCTCACTCCGCCGCGCCCCAGATAGGTAGGCGCCACGGTCACAATGAGCGAGTCCACAAAGCCGGTATACTCCGGGTTGAGCAGCTCGCTCAACACGGtgccgccgccctcgatcaTGACGCTTTTGATGCCCTCGAGCGCCAGCGCCCGGAGGATGGCTTCCCAGCGCAGACGCCAGCCCTCGTTGTATTCCACAATGCGAAGATAGTCGCCCCCGTAGCCCTTGAGCATCATCAGCCTCTCCGGCGGGACCTGAGCCGCGGGAGAGATCACAATCCAGGGAGCTTTGCCTTTCCCCTCCAAGGCGCTTCGGAGCATGCGGCATTCGCGATGGACCGGCCACCGTCCCATGGGGTCAATGATCACTGGTCGTGGCTGCCACATGCGTCCCAACCCTCCATACCCTCCGGCTCCGTCCAGACGGCAGTTCAGCCCCGGATCGTCCGCCAGCACGGTGCCCACTCCCACGAGGATCGCATCATGGCGCGAGCGTAGATAGTGCGTCATCAACTTGGACTCCGGCCCCGAGAGGACCGTCTGCAGGCCAGGCTGGAGCGAGATCATAGAGTCCATCGATGCGGCGTACGTTAATGTGACCTGCGGGAGTTGGCGCGGCTGGTCATGGTCGGGAAGATAGGGGTCCAGGAACTCCAAAGGAAACTGGGGAAAGGTCAGGGCACCCGGTGCAATTTGAGGCGCTGTTGGTTTCGCCGGTCGTTCCTGAACACCATCGGCGTTCTGAGACTTGACAATTCCGTATCCCTTCTGATATTCATAGCCCTCGTGTGCAACGAGCCTGGCATCGGGGTTTTGTAGGCGCCATTTGGCGGAGACATTGCGCACATCAGTCACGGTGAGAAACCGCCCGCCCGCCTCCGCTAGCTTGTCGGGTTCTTCCTGGAGTTTGGTGTAGATAGACGATGGCAGATAGCCTTTGACCGACTCCTTTCGGGCATATTCCACGACCCCCGAGTTACGCTTCACTCGGtcgaggtggtcgaggtcgTGCGAATGGACATTGTTGCTGCCGGGGGTACGCGCAATGGTGACGGTCGAGTATGCGCCTTCGAAGCGGACCACTTTGATTTGGAAATTGCATAGGCCCCCTTCCCGAACGCGCTTCTTCCGGGGACGCTTGCCTTCAGGTAATGGACGGCTTTCGGACGGCCGGTGTGTCGGGCGCCGCAGGCGACACATATAGTAGTCGGTGGTGCAGTGGCCTTCCTTGCTAGAATTTGACCTCTGCTTGACCCAGACATTGTCAATAAATGGCCAGTACGTCTCGAACTCGCTCGTGCTAATCTCAATCGGGTCCTTGCACTCAAACAAGACTCTTCGTATGCGCGAGAGGTTTGGGGGGTTGCTGAAGAGGCTGGGCGTGTTCACCTCCCCAGGAGCGCTTTGGATGCTGCCTGGATTGTCGGCACCGGGCTGTGAGCTGGCCTCGCGTGGTTCTTCTGTAAGATCTTGTTTTGCAAGAGCATTGGTCAAGTTTATGGGAGGCGTCGTGTTCTCGACGTTGGGCAGGTCCTCGTCCATCGCATCTGGTGCGGGGGATTCCTGCGCCGGATCCGCACCGCGGTCTGCGCTGTCCAGCCCATCTTCTGCCTGTCCAGCATCTTCGGTGGGCGTAGGATCTGCTTCACTGTCGGGAACCATTGCTGGGGGGCTCAAAGCCAACGCGTCGGAGGCATGGTTCATCATGTGGGTCGCAatcggtggtggtggtgtgcGCCGATGTCCGTGAGACCCATGCAGCGGTGGAATCGAGTCCCTAGCGAATCGCTTGGTCGAGAACGAATGGAGCACACGAACCGTCGACGTGACAGTCACTTTACGGCGGAGCGCATGAGAGGCAAGCAGAGGGCGGGAgttgaggaagaaagaaaccgCGACAGACCGGACCTCCGGAGCCTTGGCGTTTCGTCCGCGAATATATAGTTCAGGGTCTAGGTAGTCTACAAATAACTACAACAGTACATAGTAAATAGAGCACCAGTTCCTACTAGCGATGCAAGTCATCTCGGTTGATTATGAGAGTATCTCCGTATTACCGTCCCACAAATCTCCTTCTCTAATAAGCTCCAATGTCCGCACCAGCCCGAGCAAGAGTCTCGTAGACCCGAGGCGGCAACTTGTACTTGACCATGcccgagaagatcatcagATCCTTGGCCGACACCAGCAGATTCTCCGCCATGCCTTGCCGCGTCTCATTGTCATACTGCCCGGAGTTCTGCCGTTCGCGCTCATGGCCGATGCAGGTAATGCTCCACATGATCACATGTCCGATGTTGCGCGAGATGATGGGCGGGAAGGATGAGAATGCCTGCGCGGCACTGCGGATGTACGGGACAGACCCGTGAGCTTGCAGCGGAAGGACGTTCAGCTGATTGATGGCCTACGTGAAACGTGGTtagcagaagaaaagaacccAGGGGCGGGCGTACCTACATCAAGTGCCACCGTCCAACGGCCGGCTTCAACAAGAATCTTGGCTTCCATcaggcgaagaagcagcCCGCAGGCATCCCGGTTCATCTGTCGGATCTGTTGCCAATATAGTGTGTTTGAGTTGTAGAGGCTGATCATGTTCTTCGCCAAGACGACCGGGTCATCCACGGCCGTCAAGCTGAGACTGCTTCCAGGATCAGAGGTGTCTGCGTGTGCGGCCTggccatcctggccctgcTCGATTCGCGGACGAAGAGGCTGCAGCTTCGGTAGAACCCCCCCAAGTTCAACGGCAATCGCATCGGACAGAGCGCGGTTGATGATATCAATGACGCGGTCGTAATCCTCGGCCAGGTGGTACAGAAGAACGGCATCGGTGATCAAGCCCTTGTCGTCGGCCACTGCCGCGGCCTGGACCGTGATAGTTTTGAGGAATTCCTGCTGGTCCTCCAACTTGATCAAATCGAGGCGCTGCTCGATCACACCCTTGATTCTGGTCCCGTCAGCCCGTATATCACCGAGCAGCTTGGCGAAATCTCTGGTCTCCAAGATGAATTCGCGCAACGCTTCGTGACAGACCGAGGCCTGAGACTTGCCCAGCGAGCCTGGAAGGTCCGCGTTGAGACAGATCAAGGTGAAGTAATCAATGGCGGCCTCAACAAACCCAGTGCGGAATTCGCGCGTGTACTGTGTAATGAGGTATCCAAAATTGATTTGGGGATACTGTTTCACAGTGAAGGATACTGCAG carries:
- a CDS encoding uncharacterized protein (ID:PFLUO_003581-T1.cds;~source:funannotate), encoding MPPKKASAAPKKAAAKATVTKSTTTTTTTTSRGRKTATTESKTVPKTTKPRATKSSTKEMSSTSKKRKADADEEKPREPKKSRVAQPREPKPKVVINKAPKDRLNVFVCGEGSSGELGLGAAKNVIDVKRPRLNQLLSAAQVGVVQIAVGGMHCIVLTHDNKILTWGVNDQGALGRDTAWEGGYKEIDDNSDSDSDDDDSGLNPRESTPTAIPSEVFPKGTVFVEVAAGDSSSFALTDDGQVFGWGTFRSNDGILGFDATHQVQKEPVLIPALKKIKHLACGANHVLALNDKGGVLSWGSGQQNQLGRRIVERNKLNGLQPREFGLPKNIVHIGCGSYHAFAVDTSGKVYAWGLNSFGATAIREGAGESEAAIVHPTVVKALSGRNVEQISGGSHHSIARTTNGECLVWGRLDGYQSGLKVDALPDDAVIKDERNRPRILIEPTPIPSIKAKVVAAASDHSLAIDADGRAWSWGFSATYQTGQGTQDDIEVATVIDNTATRGKKLNWAGAGGQFSVFTEVATL
- a CDS encoding uncharacterized protein (ID:PFLUO_003580-T1.cds;~source:funannotate) — encoded protein: MSPEPTADDLNDLFDYDIGLDEVVPDTNNTSKPSAPGDSAGLGLDEEVKVTKKRQPVAKLDEARLLSQPGIPKLRRAAKQKLRFRGKGHEFSDTARLLNFYQLWLDDLFPKAKFADGLAMIEKLGHSKRIQTMRREWINEEKPRLFDPSDDTPRASVPSADKSPNAATADQNDDPLPASNERPAPREQGSDDQNLFFSDSADAGPTVSHPEPEDDDLDDILREQEEESPADAGGPSGRSRDDFDAEYEAMQELGL
- a CDS encoding uncharacterized protein (ID:PFLUO_003578-T1.cds;~source:funannotate); amino-acid sequence: MDMEDFPNMPDAAKHAAFMKEALQMGEKALHSGETPVGCVLVYNDQIVAWGMNDTNRSLNGTRHAEFLAIAEMLQTYPRSALASTDLYVTVEPCVMCASALKQYRIRRVYFGCANERFGGTGGVLTLHSDPSIDPPYPVHGGLFQKEAIMLLRRFYIQENERAPNPRPKKNRELNTRFEDDENVLPA
- a CDS encoding uncharacterized protein (ID:PFLUO_003582-T1.cds;~source:funannotate), yielding MTSNTGSLFGGSGLGASTTPQAPSLFSTNRPTLSLGTQSTAPAQGAQTSSLFGPSQTQQQPAQTSSLFGGQSQAQQQPDQPSSLFGGQSQAQQQPAQSSILGQSQQPATDGQAQGRASTQATQPAFFNSLLERGKKRPLSATGQNGNFDEIPSLQLGLDDIRRKARELGTAGQKDTQQAGTASKAHYLLAASGISPGRALRDLRSLDPQASVSATTGKEQDSFDPDNQRFLRNIQQRGRQVMIAESLARSQRDFDAFLEEKVDMDWEDQRQKIFHHFGLSQKDAGGDLKATTRGAFGRSARQSKQTGAGPAHGPSAASRRSVFGRSGLEKSVIGTPGVGLASRQLFEDPAERSEGTTVHSADLRFLREKMGHYAEKVQQLNTVRLQKQVYPILHEFADVEKRTGGDAPRQLVDAYGALIRVVRENPSISSPSDPGAVRERQYADDYLEESVKSRRAINLRKQILEGSKGFLENLFYNEVENVIAKNPREAQLGGIPSVINKIRGYIRLRAARKDLAPDGTELQMVGQDHCWILIFYLLRCGFITEAAEYVSQDPGFRSLDHKFVTYMTTYAQNRRLPRDMQQKINGEYQQRSRNAPDNTVDPYRMACYKIIGRCDLSRRRLEGINQSVEDWMWLQFSLAREDDRAEEVAGDVFGLEDIQTDITEIGQRVFTKGQEGPGGYGTFFLLQILGGMFEQAVAYLGTYSPVTAVHFAIALGYYGLLRVSDFYTSGEEILSFTVKQYPQINFGYLITQYTREFRTGFVEAAIDYFTLICLNADLPGSLGKSQASVCHEALREFILETRDFAKLLGDIRADGTRIKGVIEQRLDLIKLEDQQEFLKTITVQAAAVADDKGLITDAVLLYHLAEDYDRVIDIINRALSDAIAVELGGVLPKLQPLRPRIEQGQDGQAAHADTSDPGSSLSLTAVDDPVVLAKNMISLYNSNTLYWQQIRQMNRDACGLLLRLMEAKILVEAGRWTVALDAINQLNVLPLQAHGSVPYIRSAAQAFSSFPPIISRNIGHVIMWSITCIGHERERQNSGQYDNETRQGMAENLLVSAKDLMIFSGMVKYKLPPRVYETLARADYLDPELYIRGRNAKAPEVRSVAVSFFLNSRPLLASHALRRKVTVTSTVRVLHSFSTKRFARDSIPPLHGSHGHRRTPPPPIATHMMNHASDALALSPPAMVPDSEADPTPTEDAGQAEDGLDSADRGADPAQESPAPDAMDEDLPNVENTTPPINLTNALAKQDLTEEPREASSQPGADNPGSIQSAPGEVNTPSLFSNPPNLSRIRRVLFECKDPIEISTSEFETYWPFIDNVWVKQRSNSSKEGHCTTDYYMCRLRRPTHRPSESRPLPEGKRPRKKRVREGGLCNFQIKVVRFEGAYSTVTIARTPGSNNVHSHDLDHLDRVKRNSGVVEYARKESVKGYLPSSIYTKLQEEPDKLAEAGGRFLTVTDVRNVSAKWRLQNPDARLVAHEGYEYQKGYGIVKSQNADGVQERPAKPTAPQIAPGALTFPQFPLEFLDPYLPDHDQPRQLPQVTLTYAASMDSMISLQPGLQTVLSGPESKLMTHYLRSRHDAILVGVGTVLADDPGLNCRLDGAGGYGGLGRMWQPRPVIIDPMGRWPVHRECRMLRSALEGKGKAPWIVISPAAQVPPERLMMLKGYGGDYLRIVEYNEGWRLRWEAILRALALEGIKSVMIEGGGTVLSELLNPEYTGFVDSLIVTVAPTYLGRGGVSVSPDSKSNEDGQPRAALKPQQVRWTTLGQDVVMCGRVRPDE
- a CDS encoding uncharacterized protein (ID:PFLUO_003579-T1.cds;~source:funannotate), with translation MASEQAIVPPKRANTDYPLIDSDPHLRRVFGYARPSDYAVAGGMASVSPIAFWIMERVSPSYVGRGGFPPVMRLATAIGLVGGLHIFYQRSTQRFYGFTENSREVERDMREMVAKVKSGQPLYGTSSVSSYLQGVAARNSRYSELFVHIIPWFNLVNHDQHGIDTAKYYQQAERELEAERLGKGSA